In Arthrobacter citreus, a genomic segment contains:
- a CDS encoding ArsO family NAD(P)H-dependent flavin-containing monooxygenase: MQGTDTAAEATFGDSGGDVDVLVIGGGQAGLAAGYYLNRLRRDEAAGRSGPAPTFAILDANSEPGGAWQHYWPSLVLFSPAAYSSLPGYQMPAWPGNGNPTACHVRDYLSSYESRYDLSIHRPVRAMAVRRAADGGYITDTSRGQWTSRVVINATGTWNAPYLPQLPGAELFQGRQLHTADYQGPGAYAGLNVIVVGGGNSGAQIAADLMPGASVTWVTRKPPRYLPDDVDGTELFRIATRHVRALAAGEPSPGTAGSLGDIVAVPAVPAVRRARDAGLLEARPLFSRFVPGGVRWPNGEHAAADIVLWCTGFRPALAHLQPLSLQPERGAPATEPHPATRSADSPGLFFLGYGDWCGPASATLIGVGASARDTVAAAAALAAEARAEASGS, encoded by the coding sequence ATGCAGGGAACGGATACAGCTGCGGAAGCAACGTTCGGGGACTCGGGCGGCGACGTCGACGTCCTGGTCATTGGCGGCGGACAGGCCGGCCTCGCTGCCGGGTATTACCTGAACCGTCTGCGGCGGGACGAGGCCGCCGGGAGGTCCGGCCCTGCCCCGACCTTCGCCATCCTCGACGCCAATTCCGAGCCGGGCGGTGCCTGGCAGCACTACTGGCCCAGCCTGGTGCTGTTTTCCCCGGCCGCGTACAGCTCCCTGCCCGGGTACCAGATGCCGGCCTGGCCGGGGAACGGCAACCCGACGGCATGTCATGTGCGGGACTACCTGAGCAGCTATGAGTCCCGGTATGACCTTTCCATCCACCGGCCGGTCCGGGCCATGGCCGTGCGCCGGGCCGCGGACGGCGGCTACATTACGGACACCAGCCGGGGACAGTGGACCAGCCGGGTTGTTATTAACGCGACCGGGACGTGGAACGCTCCGTACCTTCCGCAGTTGCCCGGCGCAGAGTTGTTCCAAGGCCGGCAATTGCACACCGCTGATTACCAGGGGCCGGGAGCCTACGCCGGCTTGAACGTGATTGTTGTGGGCGGCGGCAACTCGGGCGCCCAGATTGCGGCGGACCTTATGCCGGGGGCATCGGTCACCTGGGTGACCCGGAAGCCCCCGCGCTACCTGCCGGATGACGTGGACGGGACGGAGCTGTTCCGGATTGCCACCCGCCATGTCCGCGCTCTGGCAGCCGGCGAGCCAAGCCCCGGGACCGCTGGTTCCCTCGGTGACATCGTGGCGGTACCGGCGGTACCGGCGGTACGGAGGGCGCGCGACGCCGGCCTGTTGGAGGCCAGGCCTCTGTTCTCCCGCTTCGTCCCGGGCGGAGTCCGGTGGCCGAACGGCGAGCACGCGGCAGCCGACATTGTGCTGTGGTGCACCGGGTTCCGGCCCGCTCTGGCACATTTGCAGCCCCTGTCGCTGCAGCCCGAAAGGGGAGCTCCGGCAACGGAACCCCACCCGGCAACGCGTTCGGCAGACAGCCCTGGTCTGTTCTTCCTGGGCTACGGGGACTGGTGCGGCCCGGCGTCGGCCACCCTTATCGGCGTCGGTGCTTCAGCTCGTGACACAGTAGCCGCGGCGGCTGCCCTGGCTGCCGAAGCCCGGGCGGAGGCATCGGGTTCATAG
- the arsB gene encoding ACR3 family arsenite efflux transporter, translating to MSTSTAPPQTGQVTARLSTLDRFLPVWIIAAMAAGLLLGRLVPGIGPALDSVQVSNVSLPIAVGLLVMMYPVLAKVRYNETRAVVADRKLMITSLVLNWVAAPAFMFALAWIFLPDLPEYRTGLIIVGLARCIAMVMIWNDLACGDREAAAVLVAINSVFQVLAFGALGWFYLQVLPGWLGLETTSAQFSFWSITASVLVFLGIPLLAGFLTRVLGERARGRDWYEETFLPRLGPWALYGLLFTIVLLFALQGDEITSNPSDVARIALPLLVYFIVVFGAGMVLGRVLNLGYPRTTTLAFTAAGNNFELAIAVAIGTYGVTSGQALAGVVGPLIEVPVLVALVYAALWAQRKYWPATAAATATSREETNR from the coding sequence GTGAGCACGTCCACCGCACCACCCCAAACCGGACAGGTCACCGCCCGGCTCTCCACCCTTGACCGCTTCCTGCCCGTGTGGATTATCGCTGCGATGGCCGCGGGGCTGCTGCTGGGCCGGCTGGTGCCCGGCATCGGCCCGGCGCTGGATTCGGTTCAGGTTTCGAACGTGTCGCTGCCCATCGCCGTCGGCCTGCTGGTGATGATGTACCCGGTGCTGGCCAAGGTCCGCTACAACGAGACCCGCGCAGTGGTGGCGGACCGGAAGCTCATGATCACGTCACTGGTGCTGAACTGGGTGGCCGCCCCGGCGTTCATGTTTGCCCTGGCCTGGATTTTCCTGCCGGATCTGCCTGAATACCGGACCGGACTGATCATTGTCGGTTTGGCCCGCTGCATCGCCATGGTCATGATCTGGAATGACCTGGCCTGCGGAGACCGCGAGGCCGCCGCCGTGCTGGTGGCCATCAACTCCGTGTTCCAGGTTCTTGCCTTCGGCGCACTGGGGTGGTTCTACCTGCAGGTCCTGCCGGGCTGGCTCGGCTTGGAAACGACCAGTGCGCAGTTCTCCTTCTGGTCGATCACCGCCAGCGTCCTGGTTTTCCTCGGCATTCCGCTGCTGGCAGGCTTCCTGACCCGCGTCCTCGGCGAAAGGGCCCGCGGCCGGGATTGGTATGAGGAAACGTTCCTGCCAAGGCTTGGCCCCTGGGCGCTGTACGGCCTGCTGTTCACCATTGTCCTGCTCTTCGCCCTGCAGGGAGACGAGATCACCTCGAACCCGTCGGACGTGGCACGGATCGCCCTGCCGCTGCTGGTTTACTTCATCGTGGTGTTCGGCGCCGGGATGGTGCTGGGAAGAGTGCTGAACCTGGGGTATCCGCGCACCACCACCCTGGCCTTCACCGCCGCGGGCAACAACTTTGAACTGGCCATTGCCGTGGCGATCGGCACCTACGGCGTGACCTCCGGGCAGGCGCTCGCCGGCGTCGTCGGCCCGCTGATCGAGGTGCCGGTGCTCGTCGCCCTGGTCTACGCCGCGCTGTGGGCGCAGAGGAAATACTGGCCCGCCACCGCTGCCGCCACTGCCACCTCCAGAGAAGAGACGAACCGATGA
- a CDS encoding metalloregulator ArsR/SmtB family transcription factor — translation MSIDVDNSGVNTAQTAFAPATDACCAPLTSEALSLEDAQRFAQLLKAVAEPTRLRLVSLIAAQENKEACVCDLTEPVGLGQPTVSHHLKILVDAGILHREKRGVWAYYSIVPGALERAAAVLSPR, via the coding sequence ATGTCAATTGATGTGGATAATAGTGGAGTGAACACCGCTCAGACTGCTTTCGCCCCGGCCACCGATGCCTGCTGCGCTCCGCTGACGTCCGAAGCCCTCAGCCTCGAAGACGCCCAGCGGTTCGCCCAGCTGCTCAAGGCCGTGGCCGAACCGACGCGGCTGCGCCTGGTGTCCCTGATCGCAGCCCAGGAGAACAAGGAAGCCTGTGTCTGTGACCTGACCGAGCCTGTCGGCCTGGGCCAGCCGACGGTTTCCCACCACCTGAAAATTCTGGTGGACGCCGGCATCCTGCACCGCGAAAAGCGCGGCGTGTGGGCTTACTACTCCATCGTCCCGGGTGCGCTGGAACGGGCAGCCGCCGTCCTGTCGCCCCGGTGA
- a CDS encoding arsenate reductase ArsC, whose amino-acid sequence MTTPEATVKPSVLFVCVHNAGRSQMAAAYLRTLGAGRIEVRSAGSAPAGSVNPAAVEAMAEDGIDMSAEQPKVLTTEAVRESDVVITMGCGDACPIFPGKRYEDWKLDDPAGRGVDAVRPIRDDIKARILALIADLLPAK is encoded by the coding sequence ATGACCACCCCGGAAGCCACAGTGAAGCCATCCGTCCTGTTTGTCTGCGTCCACAATGCCGGACGCTCGCAGATGGCTGCCGCGTACCTGCGAACCCTTGGCGCAGGCCGGATCGAGGTGCGGTCCGCCGGATCCGCTCCCGCCGGCTCCGTCAACCCCGCCGCCGTCGAAGCCATGGCCGAGGACGGCATCGACATGTCCGCCGAGCAGCCCAAGGTCCTGACCACCGAGGCGGTGAGGGAATCCGACGTCGTGATCACCATGGGATGCGGCGACGCATGCCCGATCTTCCCCGGCAAACGCTATGAGGACTGGAAACTTGATGACCCGGCCGGCCGCGGCGTGGACGCCGTCCGCCCCATCCGAGATGATATCAAGGCCCGGATTCTCGCGCTGATCGCCGACCTGCTGCCGGCCAAGTAA
- a CDS encoding N-acetyltransferase family protein gives MNSIAGPTSGGTPLIRPLQAVDWPAVKAIYAAGIATGQATFESRTPDWETFNARHLPGLRLVAESDGGILGWAAASSVSARDVYRGVAEHSVYVDPAAWGRGMGQTLLRAIVSAAEDSGIWTLQCSIFPENTASLTLHRAAGFRVVGIRERVAQMTYGPQAGEWRDTVFLERRSSTVGTD, from the coding sequence GTGAACAGCATCGCTGGTCCGACGAGCGGCGGGACGCCCCTCATCCGCCCCCTGCAGGCGGTGGACTGGCCGGCGGTGAAGGCCATTTATGCGGCAGGGATCGCCACCGGCCAGGCAACCTTCGAAAGCCGGACGCCCGATTGGGAAACCTTCAATGCACGACATTTGCCCGGACTGCGGCTGGTTGCTGAATCCGACGGCGGGATCCTGGGCTGGGCCGCGGCTTCCTCCGTTTCCGCCCGCGATGTTTACCGGGGTGTAGCCGAGCACTCCGTGTACGTGGATCCGGCGGCATGGGGCCGCGGGATGGGACAAACCCTGCTTCGGGCCATCGTGTCCGCCGCCGAGGACTCGGGCATCTGGACCCTCCAATGCAGCATCTTCCCCGAGAACACCGCCAGCCTAACCCTGCACCGGGCGGCGGGCTTCCGGGTGGTCGGCATCCGTGAGCGCGTGGCACAAATGACGTACGGGCCGCAGGCCGGCGAGTGGCGGGACACCGTATTCCTGGAGCGGCGCAGCAGCACCGTCGGGACGGACTAG
- a CDS encoding FAD-dependent oxidoreductase: protein MPENTETGLSTLPVAVIGAGPVGLAAAAHLLERGLTPLIFEAGDAPAAAVSAWGHTRLFSPWRYDVDAAARRLLAGTGWQEPEADGLPTGAELVEQYLRPLAAVPAISSALHTSSEVLAVSREGLDKTRTGARDKVPFLVRVRDGKGTVTDHRARAVIDASGTWSTPNPLGQAGLAAPGEAEACASGLITAPLPDVTERDRARFAGKHVLVVGAGHSAANTLLALAELAEQEPEIRISWAIRTSSAAGVYGGGDLDGLPARGALGSRLRTLVEEGRIDLHTSFTITGFKSAQTLAVLGATPAGERQLEVDLLVPATGFRPNLDMLREIRLDLDPAVEAPRALGPLIDPEFHSCGTVEPHGARLLSHPEKDFYLTGMKSYGRAPTFLMATGYEQVRSIAAALAGDQEAADDVQLVLPETGVCSTDLGGSCDTEASAAGQGGSSCCAPEPVVAPAAAEAAGSSCCSAPEPAFLGIPTGLVHGRSAEREN from the coding sequence ATGCCTGAGAACACTGAAACCGGACTGTCCACCCTTCCCGTCGCCGTCATCGGCGCCGGCCCCGTCGGGCTGGCGGCGGCCGCGCACCTGCTCGAACGCGGCCTGACGCCCCTGATCTTCGAGGCCGGTGACGCTCCGGCCGCCGCGGTCAGCGCCTGGGGACACACCCGGTTGTTCTCACCGTGGCGGTACGACGTCGACGCCGCCGCCCGCCGCCTGCTTGCCGGCACCGGCTGGCAGGAACCGGAGGCCGACGGGCTGCCCACCGGCGCCGAGCTGGTTGAGCAGTACCTCCGGCCGCTGGCCGCGGTTCCGGCCATCAGCTCCGCCCTGCACACCTCCAGCGAAGTCCTCGCCGTCAGCCGCGAGGGCCTGGACAAGACCCGCACCGGCGCACGGGACAAGGTCCCGTTCCTGGTCCGGGTCCGGGACGGCAAAGGGACGGTTACCGACCACCGCGCCCGCGCCGTCATTGACGCCTCCGGGACGTGGAGCACCCCGAATCCGCTCGGACAGGCCGGCCTCGCGGCGCCTGGCGAAGCCGAGGCCTGCGCCTCCGGCCTCATTACCGCGCCGCTGCCCGACGTCACCGAGCGCGACCGTGCCCGGTTTGCCGGCAAACACGTCCTGGTGGTCGGCGCCGGACACTCCGCGGCCAACACCCTGCTGGCGTTGGCCGAGCTGGCGGAACAGGAGCCGGAAATCCGCATCAGCTGGGCCATCCGCACCTCATCGGCTGCCGGAGTGTACGGCGGAGGGGACCTCGACGGGCTGCCCGCCCGCGGCGCCCTCGGCAGCCGGCTGCGCACTCTGGTCGAGGAAGGCCGGATCGACCTGCACACCTCCTTCACCATCACCGGCTTCAAGAGTGCGCAGACCCTGGCCGTGCTCGGGGCCACTCCGGCCGGCGAAAGGCAGCTGGAGGTGGATCTGCTGGTCCCGGCCACCGGGTTCCGGCCGAATCTGGACATGCTCCGGGAAATCCGCCTTGATCTTGACCCCGCCGTGGAGGCTCCGAGGGCCCTGGGCCCGCTCATCGACCCGGAATTCCACAGCTGCGGAACCGTGGAGCCGCACGGGGCCAGGCTGCTGTCCCACCCGGAAAAGGACTTCTACCTCACCGGGATGAAGTCCTACGGCCGTGCGCCCACCTTCCTGATGGCCACCGGTTACGAACAGGTCCGCTCCATCGCCGCGGCCCTTGCCGGCGACCAGGAAGCGGCCGACGACGTTCAGCTGGTCCTGCCCGAAACCGGGGTGTGCTCCACCGACCTGGGTGGCAGCTGTGACACGGAGGCCTCCGCGGCCGGCCAGGGCGGGTCCTCCTGCTGCGCGCCGGAACCTGTGGTGGCTCCGGCCGCGGCCGAAGCTGCGGGATCCTCATGCTGTTCAGCACCCGAACCGGCGTTCCTCGGCATTCCCACGGGCCTGGTCCACGGGCGGTCCGCGGAGCGGGAGAACTAG